One Misgurnus anguillicaudatus chromosome 22, ASM2758022v2, whole genome shotgun sequence DNA segment encodes these proteins:
- the LOC141358920 gene encoding uncharacterized protein, giving the protein MEPKDGMIGLSPTVEAQVCGTTVRCLVDTGSQVTLFSESLSHELFGAYPAHKAEAPWLTLKGANGLEIPYIGYRLTDFELYGVRVPQKGVIIVQDHCLGRHRALLGMNVLSECWEELFRARPVQTIPRAERPGWERVVADCRRVQLAKSRDGREEVGRVTCRFALSVPAESEAIVWARVPQQRQGPESWVLVEPHEDCTQVRVARGLTVVRRGRVPVKVCNENPYPVHLHKHQRLVTVTSVEGHQVRDKEDVSFRRVHPAVVEVALTQAGGASRTRENKVPAHLTGDSLRGEDLEQEQVEELQKLLERWQHVFSTHDEDYGCTTVI; this is encoded by the exons ATGGAACCCAAGGACGGGATGATCGGGCTTAGCCCAACAGTGGAGGCCCAGGTATGTGGCACCACGGTGCGCTGTCTCGTCGACACTGGTTCCCAGGTCACCTTGTTCTCAGAAAGCCTGTCCCATGAATTATTTGGAGCCTACCCCGCACACAAAGCTGAAGCGCCCTGGCTGACCTTGAAGGGGGCGAACGGCTTGGAGATCCCCTACATCGGCTATCGACTTACAGACTTTGAATTGTATGGAGTACGAGTCCCGCAGAAGGGGGTCATCATCGTACAGGACCACTGCCTCGGCCGTCATCGAGCCCTCCTAGGTATGAATGTTCTCTCGGAGTGCTGGGAGGAGCTATTTCGGGCTAGGCCCGTTCAGACAATACCGAGGGCCGAACGGCCAGGCTGGGAACGAGTAGTGGCCGACTGCAGGCGAGTGCAGCTGGCTAAGAGCCGAGATGGCCGGGAAGAAGTCGGTCGAGTAACATGTCGATTTGCATTATCAGTGCCAGCAGAAAGTGAAGCCATAGTGTGGGCCAGGGTGCCCCAACAGCGTCAAGGCCCCGAGAGCTGGGTGTTGGTCGAACCTCACGAAGATTGCACACAGGTGAGAGTGGCCCGAGGACTGACGGTAGTGCGACGGGGCCGAGTGCCGGTAAAGGTCTGTAATGAAAACCCCTACCCAGTACACTTACACAAGCACCAGCGGCTGGTGACGGTGACGTCGGTCGAGGGCCATCAGGTGCGGGATAAGGAAGATGTGAGTTTCCGGCGGGTGCACCCCGCAGTAGTTGAG GTAGCACTAACGCAAGCAGGAGGAGCGTCTAGGACGAGGGAGAACAAGGTACCGGCCCATTTGACAGGGGACTCCTTACGAGGAGAGGACCTGGAGCAGGAACAAGTAGAGGAGCTGCAGAAGCTACTGGAGAGATGGCAACACGTGTTTTCCACCCATGATGAAGACTATGGTTGTACGACGGTAATATGA